A segment of the Lycium ferocissimum isolate CSIRO_LF1 chromosome 5, AGI_CSIRO_Lferr_CH_V1, whole genome shotgun sequence genome:
ttgaattttttcttcatGATCAAGTGGATCGTACCTTTATGATCACAACTTTTGATTCAGCAGCCTTGCACTGCAAAATTTTATAAAGAACTTCAGTATTTACTAGTAAGAGAGTCACTGGAAATTACtaactatttctttttttttttttctttcttaattacAGCATGGTGAAGACAATTGAAAAGTATCAACGTTGCAGCTATGCTACTTTGGAAGCAAACCAATCAGCTAGTGATACTCAGGTAATTACTCCATACTCATGTACTTTCTGATTCCTTCATCTAATTAGCTGTGATAATATCATTTGATATAAAGTTAATTGATACTCAGGTAAGTATTCATGCACTCTTTGATTTCTTCATGTAGTTGTGATAATACTAATTTGATTAGTTATTCTTTATAGGAAGTGATAATACTAATTTGATTAGTTATTTTTTATAGGAAATATACTTATTAGATAAGAAATTTTCTGTTTAATGctagtttaatttcttttgattcgtgtgattaattttaacaaaacaTTTTCATCCCTTTCTAAGTTATTCCTCTtaggaaaagaaaattatttgcaAAATCTTTGTTACAACCAAATCACTTCTAAGATTTGCGAGAAACTTTGTTTCAACAAAGCTCAAAGACTTTgagtttttccttttaatttcttcAGTTGAGTTTGGTTGAAACATTGTTTTgcattaattttatatttatccgaaaataatttttcaatctcattttgtatcatccttATTAAAAATGTTTCTTGTTCTTGATGTCTCCATGACTAACCCTTCATTCCAAATTGACTGCGATACATACTTTCATCTATATGACACTCTTTTTTCATCTCAAAACATCTTGAAATGTTGAAACCATTGATTTTCTATATAATTTTCACAATTTCAATTGTTAAAATCTGATGTGATCTTTTGtatatcaaattaatatttcaGTCACTGCAAATCTAGTATTCTTTTCTCAACAATCACTAATTTGATATATACAAGTCAAAGTGAATATTCTAAACTTCGCGTCCAACGAAATACCATCATAAAAATGGTCCTTTGCGATTGATGAGATAGTAAttactaatttttttgttgttgttaatatcGTTGCGACCGTTCTTGTTGTTGTAAATGAGTAATTAGTGAATTCATGACAAGTTAAAAGTGCACTATTTTCTTACAGAACAACTACCACGAGTATTTGAGGCTAAAAGCTAGAGTTGAGCTCCTTCAACGATCTCAGAGGTAAGTTTCCTTCACTGTTAATGTATGTAACTTCAATCCATTATCTAGTACCCTCTGTATAcccattgatttgatttggtacCTTTTATGAAAATTACACAGACACCTGCTTGGGGAAGATTTGGGGACTTTAAGCACGAAAGACCTCGAGCAGCTTGAGAATCAATTAGAGGCATCGTTAAAGCAAATCAGGTCAAGGAAGGTAAATTATTCAatgatttaaattatatacactGATAGTATAAATAACTTtacattattagtgtaatttgaCATGTTAAATTACTTGTTTCGGTACAAAAACAAGCGTCAGAGTTTTGATGAAGTAAATGACGAGTTTGATCTTATATGAATGATTTTAATACTTTTTTAATGCTATGATCCTTTGATTGTTGGCTCCATAGGTTGTCTCAATAGAATTTTTAGGGTGTTATTAGATGATCCCCCATCTCGATTACCGAAAACTTAAAATGCTTCTTTTTTATCTTAAGTTTGGAGTATGGATAGTTTCCCCTTAGTTGAATATGTCTGTTAATGTGTCATTATAGGGACCTCTCTTAATGTTAAAGAAGACAAGTGAAGATAGAAAGCTAGCTTTCCATGTACTTCCTTCTTTCCCTTTGAGAAGAAGTATATATCTTAAACTCCACATTTTACTCTGAAGAACCAAATATCAATTCTAAAAAAGATACTAATACCTTATAAACTAATGAAGTTATTAAACTTACCACGAGATTTTGGGGCAAAATGAGAAaacgaaaaaggaaaagaaagtcACAATTGATTCTAGCTAGTTCTCTTTCAAGCTTTTTCTACCAATTGATGTTTTTCCTTGggtgtgggaggattatattaaggAATAGAGAAGACAAAAATTTTTGTAACaatcaaattctatttttgaGCTACGAGTTGATCCTTGCAATTGTAGGTTAAACTAGTTTGTCTTTGCTTACAAAAGTTGTTTGGTTCAGAGACTAATACATCATATTTGGGTGAATAAGCAACATAGCTTGTTATgtgatgaataataatgtaagGATTGTTATGTAGGGAGtgctttaatatatatatatatttttttatctttaattagaacccttacacATTTACTGTTACACATGCACTGCCAACCACAAGCTGTATTAAATTTCGCGACTGCACAACCAACCAAACATTGCATTacttttgtacaacttattctCATGTCGTTATATTTATTAACACAGTAAATCTTACGGACTTTGGGCTTATTTGCTTATTGCTTAGAGGTTTTGTCCAACAACATTGTTTCTTTTGCCCTTTGCAGACACAATTCATGCTGGATCAGCTTGCAGATCTTCAACAAAGGGTACTCATTATGGGATTCTACTTCTTTCCAATAAAGGTATAAGCGAGAGATATTGACCTATTTTCTAAATTTGCTATGAATTTTGCAGGAGCAAGCACTGGCAGAATCTAATAAACTACTCCGCAGAAAGGTAAGAATGACCAATCAGGTCAAATCTCTtactttaatatatattttgaaggAGTTTAAATTGTATACATTGTGAAACTTCTACACCTATGACATAAATTTATCAGTATGCAATTTGGACTTCAAATTTAAAAGTTGTGTttgtttatgatattttgaacaaacttcaacttcaacatgaaaTTTAGTTCACGAAGAATTTCAATTCCAAATTggtgatttcattttttaagaatttaaaacttgaccataatctaaattttgcaaaaaagatctataatttttaattttgcataaaaGATCCATCCTCGACGTGAAGAGATTGTCCATAACATGTagaaggattatattaaagaatactAGTTATTACCATTGTTGATTCATTGAATCAATGGAtcttttgtaaaattatgtgTACTTGAAAATCGTAACACGTAATCacaaacttttatttataaacGGAACATGGAGATCTGATTTATTAAAGTGAGGCCTTAGGATATTATGATATCTtgtttatgaactatgatttgctaATTTTCAAAACTTGTGGGGTTTTCATGTTGATGAGAAAAGGTATGACTTTTTAAATCCAAATTACATGTTCAAATACTCAACCTAAttaagttgctcggactcgggtgGAAGTTTTATACGGGGATCTAGAGGTGGgatccttcatgatctaaattttaagatttgaGGGTACGTATCTAGGTATAGATACGGGTGCTGAGATTCGACTAAAAATGATTCAAATATCTAAAATAGATTAATAAAGTTATAAAAATATGCCTATAATATAGTGGGCTATTTATAAGGAAAAGAATGCACAATTTTTTTAGAGATAGTTTGAACTTGTAATTGTTATTAAGTATAGATGCATCTCCTTACTCTTTTTTGGCGTAACGTGGCTATTGCAATAGCCCTAGCtagcttttgttttgattttagaaatcattgtGTGTCTCAAATTTCTCTattgattttggtcaaagtacccaAAATCGTTTGACCAATTTGGGTATGGATCCCACACCCACATTCACGTCGTGTCAATACGGGTGCGGCACTGAAAATGAAAAGTCCAAATAACTtagatttcaacttcaaatcaacgTTTACCCAAATTAATGATTTCAAGTTAATCTCCAAACGCTTACTAAGTAACATGTCTTATTTTTAagattacaaatttcatattttaagagGCTTATCTGTAAATATTCATTGGGTAACTTGATAatgtaaaaagtatttttatacTGTTGGCATATATTCATTTGAAATTCTTGTTGTGCTTTTATGATATTTGTCAGCTAGAAGAAAGTGCAGCTGGATTTCCACATCGATTGTGTTGGGAAGATGGATCTGATCAAACCATGCAACAAAGTCGTCTCCCTCACTCAGAGGGTTTCTTTCAGCCGCTTGGACTGAATTCTTCTTCTGCACATTTTgggtaattattaaaaatatatctGACTTTTAACTTCTACTTCTATCAATAGGCATCATTATgttatttgatatttgtgttAATGCGAGGTACTAGATGTCTTACTCAATCAGTTGATGGCACATAAGTAATAAGTTGGTCTAGATACAACTGTTATTAAAAAGGCCAATAAATCTCCAGTGATGGCCAGCATTAcacaataattattattattattattattattattattattattattattattacattgGGTTGTTTTTCTGGTTAATTTTTTCAGGTACAATCCTGTTAATACGGATGAGGGGAATGCAGCAGCATCTGCTCATAGTATGAATGGATTTATTCATGGGTGGATGCTTTAATCTGATAATCGAAGCAGCTGGTCCATCTTCGGTTCAACCAATATACACTAATAATGTATTGCATTAtcctttttgttttatttcaagTTGTACTTAGAAACTCTCTTGAGAATTATCGCAGCGATCGATCAAGAACAATAAATGTAATGTATCCATAAGTTGCTACTATAACTTTTGAACCGTCCTGACTATGCATTTCTGCCTGTATCCCAATATGTAAATTAAATggaattgttttaatttttgtatctttaaatcatatgcttatcttgcATGTGTTCATGTTGCACCTCCATCAATATTTCAGAATGTGCTTACCTATATGTTCGTTGTGAACCATGATGAACCCAGTGACTTGGCCATAGTGCGGCTTTATGGACAATTTGGGATTTGACGTCAACAAGGAATTTTCAAGAATAAATGAAATTGGACTAGTCACAAAAACTTTTATTTAATTCGACAGCTTGAGGATTTTGGGATTTGACGTCAACAAGGAATTTTCAAGAATAAATGAAATTGGACTAGTCACAAAAACTTTTATTTAATTCGACAGCTTGAggatgaggtatgtatgtcgaattgttttcttctttaatcgACTGATATAACTAGTCAAGAAAGAAAAGCAACATATATGACCTAGTAACGTaaccctctgtcccaatttatgtgattcGGATATTTCTTAAAagacatttcaatttatgtgatgtttAATTTGAAATAGAAGTTTACAACGGATGAAAAGACTTTTCAAACATTTGGTCTAAACCAAATTATAAGTATTTATTTGACTATAAGTCATATAATTAaaagtaaaatgagaagtttaaagataaattatttttaaatataaaaatgtatcatattGTTAGaacaattaaaatacaaaagtataacataaattgaaatagataGGTGCAGATGACAAGTTATCCATGGACATAGATCACAAAGTTTAAAGAAGACCAATATTTCAACCCTAGTCCCTAGTATTATTAGTTTAAATAACTGTAGTATAACTCGAACGAGATTATGCTGGAATCTAATTCAATTGCATTAACTTAATGAAGGCATCAATTGCAGATCACATATTTACTTATAGACGCAACATTTGCGTTCAGAATAAGAACAAATTAGGTTCCAAGAATGGTACAGTTTTAATTTGTCTTTCACGCtttctcttcaaatttctagcATCTCAAATATCCCATAAACTCTTGGGTATTTACAAAGAGATCAAGATCTCAGATATCCATAAACTCATGGGTATTCAAAAAGAGGTCAATATGTGTCCGGATATTTCTTGACAACTAAATACTTCAAGAAGATCCACAATATCCTTtcatggagatcaaatacatcCGTAGAAAGTCTACAtatatccaaatccaaatcatccTACGTTCGAGAAATACGCTACTAACGGCCCTCGAATCACAGAGAAaattaggagagaagaatcaagggaGTAAACAGATCTTGTATCCGTAATATTCATTAATAAAATCtatgtttcttcatattttgtttgtggttgtaatttatttccgcatattaaaatttgttgcaaacaaaTTGGCACGCCCAGTGGGACCAAATCTGCCcttcatctcttctctcacaaatcaaatatgcaaaTTCTGGAGTCACAAAACCACCAGGATGGAGGCTCCATAATATGGGTTTCAAGCTTTTTGAGTTTCGACAAACTTACTCCGACAAACCTTGAAGTAGGGGGGCATTTGTAGACATTAAAATTTTCTGGGACTCTACAAGATGGACCAATATCGGTTAGGGTTTCTTGGAGGCTACTCTACCCTAAACCCTAGCTTACCCTATATAAGGGGGCACATATTCACTTGAAAATGCATCTCAAATATCCCATAAACTCTTGGGTATTTACAAAGAGATCAAGATCTCAGATATCCATAAACTCATGGTTATTCAAAAAGAGGTCAATATGTGTCCGGATATTTCTTGACAACTAAATACTTCAAGATCCACAATATCCTTtcatggagatcaaatacatcCGTAGAAAGTCCACATATATCCAAATCTAAATCATCCTACGTTCGAGAAATACGCTACTAACGGCCCTCGAATCACAGAGAAaattaggagagaagaatcaagggaGTAAATAGATCTTGTACCCCCAATATTCAGTAATAAAATCTCTATTtcttcaaaaaaacaaaaaaacaaaaaaagttccTAGCATACTTTTGTCTAGTTCCATTAAACAATCTAATTACTTGCTTCTTATAAGTGATGAGAACTGTGATTTTTCTTTGCTGAGACTTGCAATGAAGACATCCTAAAAACTCATAATTCAGGAGTACAGCAATTCCCTCCTAATTACCGCAAGTCAATCTGACTTATTTGACTTATATACCTCCACTGTAAAGAATTTTTACACCATCAGATTACCCTAAAGATGATTACACGTAAGCCTTCTTAAAATACGAGATttataatcttgaaaataagataTGTTATCTGCTCAATATATAAAAATGCTCGATGGTGAAAAAAATTCTCTTCACTAACACTTGGGGTGTCAATGATTTTTTCAAAAACCGATTGAACCGATCGAATCGTACCATACCTAACCGATTTTAggttctttttaataaaatcaaaggttttAAAATAAATCGATAACTGTACCGAATAATTAGGATGGGTTTTTTATTGtataaaaataccaaaaaagtACCGAACCGAACtgaataaatacatatgtagaaatataatttatatatcaTAATTTATAATACATAGCTTTAGATATTTTGTCcttgggatgaatttaaatggaGAGGGCTATAACTAAAACTTAAACCTACCTGTCGATCCTATagaaacaaaatacataaagtcTCGAACACTACTACACGATAATATCATCAAttgctccaaaagaagaaaagttttggtttctcctcctcttctttttgtttatattttttctaaatttttaaagttcttATTCCAATTAGCAATGGTAATAACTACATATAACTTCATATTGCAAATtctttaactaattttttttagtacAATTACTCTTTCTCCACTGCCACTGGAACCTATATGACAATTTATTTATATAGTTCTACTTTTCAATAATTTCTGATGATAAAAATAATCTTTAAACACCAGTTATCATGTCTTGATACAATTGTTGGTTTGCCGCCTTTCCACCGGCAAGATCCATCAATCCATTGTATagttctagttttttttttaatactattTTAGAAGCAACAAATATACGTATTTATCGTGTAGTGTGTTCCTTATAAGTTATAATTAGATGTCGTTGTATTTGTGAGCATCAATAATGTAGCGTTTTCAGTTTGTttcttccataactttttaATCCTTGTTTTTTGCATTGCATTAggtgattttaaaaaaaaaaaaccgaaaattaaccgaaccgtaccgatacCAAAGAAAAACCGATCTCATTGGGATGGTTTTcaaaagtttaattttggttataTATAGTAGAGTAACCGAAAAATTAATATGgtataaatttttgaaaaaaccGACCGAACCGAGCCATTGACACCCCTAACTAATAGTGCATGTGCATGACTTAGACTCTAATAGGTTTATAAGTTTTGCCGCTACATTAATAGACTAATACTCTGTTCCACTAAGCTTTTCCAATCCGCTTGccttgaaaaatgtttttcgtCAGAAGTGCTTTTTAGAAAGAATACTTTTCGGGATTAAAAATTTGCATTTATATGAtctatttgaaaaatatttttgcctATATTAGAGCAGACTTTATGCTTGGCCAAGGTCCCAAAACTGCTTCagcaaaaagttattttttcagCTTCCAAGAAATAGCTCCTGCtactatttaaaaataatatttttttctaaaaaattgaTCAAACACCCTAACTCTctctaaaataaatattctttaataaaaaaaaaattgcttctaAGCTTAACCAAACAAGTTATAAATCAACCGAATTGAAATTCTTGTCAACTACTACCAACCGAAAAACAAATAACGAATGTTTTGGGCTTTGCAAGGCTAAGGGTCCCCCACTGTATTTCACTCTTTCTCGACATCCTTTAGACAGGAGATAAGATTCTGATGACCATCATATCTTAATACGTAGTGTCAAATATTTAAGAGGTGTAATAAATTCCAATGCATTTTGCTTTAAACTACTGTCGAATAATGCTTGGaatattgaaaatatttaccacgtgctttttgtaaaagaaaatttcaagcACGCCAGGATGTGTAGCCTTACCTCTATCGAATATTCCTGCATAAGTGAATAATGGGGTATAATCATTCATTACATAGACAATTATtgcaatttttaaaattgtttttcGGGCAATAATTCAGGCAGAAATTAATAATGCACTTCAATAAATggataaataaagaagaaactAAGAAAACATGGTCGTAGGATAAGAAAAAGTGAAGAATATATATAGCTACCAAGTTTAGACAATCTTAAATGCCTTTCattgagataatagtcaaaataccccccaacgtttgaccaaa
Coding sequences within it:
- the LOC132055782 gene encoding MADS-box protein EJ2 isoform X1, which encodes MGRGRVELKRIENKINRQVTFAKRRNGLLKKAYELSVLCDAEVALIIFSNRGKLYEFCSTSSMVKTIEKYQRCSYATLEANQSASDTQNNYHEYLRLKARVELLQRSQRHLLGEDLGTLSTKDLEQLENQLEASLKQIRSRKTQFMLDQLADLQQREQALAESNKLLRRKLEESAAGFPHRLCWEDGSDQTMQQSRLPHSEGFFQPLGLNSSSAHFGYNPVNTDEGNAAASAHSMNGFIHGWML
- the LOC132055782 gene encoding MADS-box protein EJ2 isoform X2, translated to MGRGRVELKRIENKINRQVTFAKRRNGLLKKAYELSVLCDAEVALIIFSNRGKLYEFCSTSSMVKTIEKYQRCSYATLEANQSASDTQNNYHEYLRLKARVELLQRSQRHLLGEDLGTLSTKDLEQLENQLEASLKQIRSRKTQFMLDQLADLQQREQALAESNKLLRRKVQSC